One window from the genome of Gammaproteobacteria bacterium encodes:
- the rpsN gene encoding 30S ribosomal protein S14 — MAKRSMIEREKKRRFLVGKYADRRNELRRRAKDTRLHEEERLQARLALNRMPRDSCPARMRNRCAITGRPHGYYRKFGLGRNKLREYAMRGEIPGLVKASW; from the coding sequence ATGGCCAAGCGATCCATGATCGAACGGGAGAAGAAGCGCCGCTTCCTGGTCGGCAAGTACGCGGATCGGCGCAACGAGTTGCGCCGGCGCGCCAAGGACACCCGGTTGCACGAAGAGGAGCGGCTGCAGGCCCGGCTCGCGCTCAACCGGATGCCGCGCGATTCCTGTCCCGCGCGCATGCGCAATCGTTGCGCCATTACCGGGAGGCCGCACGGCTACTACCGCAAGTTCGGCCTGGGCCGCAACAAGCTGCGCGAGTATGCGATGCGGGGCGAAATCCCCGGATTGGTCAAGGCGAGCTGGTAG
- the rpsH gene encoding 30S ribosomal protein S8 has protein sequence MAVQDPVADMLCRIKNAQARFKPEVRVPASGHKREIAELLQREGYVEDVALEGDAMKTIVIRLKYYKGAPVIEMMRRESKLSRRVYRKSRDLPTVRRGLGIAVISTPQGVMTDREAREKGLGGEVVCLVA, from the coding sequence ATGGCCGTACAAGACCCCGTAGCCGATATGCTCTGCCGGATCAAGAATGCCCAGGCCCGGTTCAAGCCGGAGGTGCGCGTGCCCGCCTCGGGGCACAAGAGGGAGATCGCCGAGTTGCTCCAGAGAGAAGGATATGTAGAGGATGTCGCCCTGGAAGGCGATGCCATGAAGACCATCGTCATCCGGCTGAAGTATTACAAGGGGGCGCCGGTCATTGAGATGATGCGAAGGGAGAGCAAGCTGAGCCGCCGGGTTTATCGCAAGAGTCGCGACCTGCCCACGGTGCGCCGGGGATTGGGGATCGCGGTCATCTCCACGCCCCAGGGGGTGATGACGGACCGCGAAGCCAGGGAAAAGGGGTTGGGCGGCGAAGTCGTCTGCCTGGTGGCTTGA
- the rplF gene encoding 50S ribosomal protein L6: protein MSRFTAKPLPVPPGVEVMLQDSAIVVALGDKRLSQTLSPLVEVKREDGALRVSLRRKGNRRANAMAGTTCALIRNMLTGVSRGFERKLLLQGVGYRAQIEGGELVMQLGYSHPVRFSLPEGIAVEMPSQTEVVIRGTDKQQVGQFAARVRAARPPEPYKGKGIRYADEQIRRKEPSKKG from the coding sequence GTGTCTCGTTTTACGGCCAAGCCGCTGCCTGTTCCGCCGGGGGTGGAGGTGATGCTGCAGGACTCCGCCATCGTGGTGGCGCTGGGGGACAAGCGGCTGTCCCAGACGCTGTCTCCGCTCGTGGAGGTGAAGCGGGAGGATGGGGCGTTGCGCGTTTCCCTGCGGCGAAAGGGCAACCGGCGGGCGAATGCGATGGCCGGCACCACCTGCGCGCTGATCCGCAACATGCTCACGGGCGTGAGCCGCGGCTTCGAGAGGAAACTGCTCCTGCAAGGGGTCGGCTACCGCGCCCAGATCGAGGGCGGGGAGCTCGTGATGCAACTCGGGTATTCGCATCCGGTGCGGTTTTCCCTCCCGGAAGGGATTGCCGTGGAGATGCCGAGCCAGACCGAGGTCGTCATTCGCGGGACCGACAAGCAGCAGGTGGGGCAGTTTGCGGCCCGGGTCCGCGCCGCCCGCCCGCCAGAGCCCTACAAGGGCAAGGGCATCAGATACGCGGACGAACAGATTCGCCGCAAAGAACCGAGCAAGAAGGGGTAG
- the rplR gene encoding 50S ribosomal protein L18, with protein sequence MHKRRQARMRRARKTRARIAKTGALRLTVHRTPRHMYAQIFAPDGSRTLVSASSLDSEVRKSIRYGGNVEGARAVGEFLARRAAKAGIQRVAFDRSGFKYHGRVKALAMAAREGGMEF encoded by the coding sequence ATGCACAAGCGGCGGCAGGCCCGTATGCGCCGGGCCAGGAAGACCAGGGCGCGGATTGCGAAGACAGGCGCGTTGCGCCTCACCGTGCACAGAACCCCGCGCCATATGTACGCGCAGATCTTCGCGCCGGACGGCAGCCGCACCTTGGTCAGCGCTTCTTCCCTGGACAGCGAGGTGCGCAAGAGCATCCGTTACGGCGGCAACGTCGAGGGGGCGCGGGCCGTGGGCGAATTTCTGGCCCGCCGTGCGGCCAAGGCCGGCATTCAGCGGGTCGCCTTCGACCGCTCCGGGTTCAAGTACCACGGGCGCGTCAAGGCCCTGGCAATGGCCGCCAGGGAGGGAGGAATGGAGTTTTAG
- the rpsE gene encoding 30S ribosomal protein S5, whose translation MAKNETVASSEGLEKLIDINRVAKVVKGGRQFGFAALAVVGNGDGRMGMGRGKSKEVPAAIQKAMENARNSMFDVPLGDGTLHYPIVASHGASKVYMQPASRGTGIIAGGPMRAIFEVLGVRDVLAKSFGSRNPINVVRATIKGLRGARSPAELAAKRRPAAAGKDGGRRHGA comes from the coding sequence ATGGCGAAGAACGAGACGGTCGCAAGCAGCGAGGGGCTGGAGAAATTGATTGACATCAACCGGGTGGCCAAGGTGGTCAAGGGGGGGAGGCAGTTCGGCTTTGCCGCCCTGGCCGTGGTGGGCAACGGCGACGGCCGGATGGGGATGGGCAGAGGCAAATCCAAAGAAGTCCCGGCGGCGATCCAGAAGGCCATGGAGAATGCCCGCAACAGCATGTTCGACGTGCCTCTGGGCGATGGCACGCTGCACTATCCCATCGTCGCCAGCCACGGGGCCTCGAAAGTGTATATGCAGCCCGCGTCGAGGGGCACCGGCATTATCGCCGGCGGACCCATGCGGGCGATCTTCGAGGTCCTGGGGGTGCGCGACGTGCTTGCCAAGTCCTTCGGTTCGCGCAATCCGATCAACGTGGTGCGGGCGACGATCAAAGGCTTGCGCGGCGCGCGGTCGCCGGCGGAACTGGCCGCCAAGCGCCGTCCTGCCGCCGCGGGCAAGGACGGGGGGCGGAGACATGGCGCGTAG
- the rpmD gene encoding 50S ribosomal protein L30 has translation MARRDGAHKDGARKKTLRVSLTRSLIGRLRSHKACVQGLGLRRIGQTVEVLDTPENRGMIRKAHYLLAVEEPCA, from the coding sequence ATGGCGCGTAGGGACGGGGCGCATAAGGACGGGGCGCGCAAAAAGACGCTCCGGGTCTCCCTGACGCGGAGCCTGATCGGCAGATTGCGCTCCCACAAGGCCTGCGTCCAAGGTCTGGGGCTGCGCCGGATCGGGCAGACGGTCGAGGTGCTGGATACCCCCGAGAACAGGGGCATGATTCGCAAAGCGCATTACCTGCTTGCGGTGGAGGAGCCATGCGCCTGA
- the rplO gene encoding 50S ribosomal protein L15: MRLNTLRPGAGARRRRRRVGRGAGSGMGKTCGRGHKGQKSRAGGGPGRGFEGGQMPLQRRLPKVGFRSRRGRFDAELRLDRIAALADVEELTIETLRKQGLIGRRVRRVKVIASGSVDKPLKLSGIRTSKGARAAIEAAGGSVAE, from the coding sequence ATGCGCCTGAATACGTTGCGCCCGGGCGCGGGCGCCCGCCGGCGGCGGCGGCGGGTGGGCCGCGGCGCCGGTTCCGGCATGGGCAAGACCTGCGGCCGCGGGCACAAGGGGCAGAAGTCCCGTGCCGGCGGCGGGCCGGGCCGCGGCTTCGAGGGCGGGCAGATGCCTTTGCAGCGGCGCCTGCCGAAGGTGGGATTTCGTTCCCGCCGGGGCCGGTTCGACGCCGAGCTGCGCCTGGACCGCATTGCCGCGCTGGCGGATGTCGAGGAGCTGACGATCGAGACACTGCGGAAACAAGGGCTGATCGGTCGGCGGGTGCGCCGGGTGAAAGTGATCGCATCCGGTTCCGTGGATAAGCCGTTGAAGCTGTCCGGCATCCGGACGAGCAAGGGCGCGCGGGCGGCGATCGAAGCCGCCGGCGGCAGCGTGGCGGAGTAG
- the secY gene encoding preprotein translocase subunit SecY has protein sequence MAANLAVARGLGELGKLGELRSRLLFVLFALLVYKVFTHVPVPGINPVALADFLRQNQGTILDMFNMFSGGALQRFSVCTLGVVPYITASIIMQMFSAIDPRLKQLRKEGESGRRKIVRYTRYLTVLLASFQALAVSIGLESQQTPGGSVVVEPGLGFRVTATISLVTGTMFLMWLGEQITERGIGNGISMIIFAGIVSGLPAAVGGTMELARTGELSILLVIGLFVLVVGVTGFVVFVEMSQRRIPVNYARRQIGRRVMAGQASHLPLKLNTSGVIPPIFASSLILFPSTVAGLFGESPGMQWLRDLSTVLQPGNPLYIAVFSAGIFFFCFFYTALIFDSREIAENLKKTGAFVPGMRPGEQTAQYLDTVLTRLTMAGAIYITLVCLLPEFLILRIGVPFYFGGTSLLIIVVVVIDFMAQAQTHMMSHQYEGLLRKAHLRGRRS, from the coding sequence ATGGCGGCGAATCTGGCAGTAGCGCGCGGCCTGGGCGAACTCGGCAAGCTGGGCGAACTCAGGAGCCGACTGTTGTTCGTGTTGTTCGCGCTGTTGGTTTACAAGGTGTTCACCCACGTGCCGGTGCCCGGGATCAACCCGGTCGCCCTGGCGGACTTCCTGCGCCAGAACCAGGGAACGATTCTCGACATGTTCAACATGTTCTCGGGCGGCGCCCTGCAGCGGTTCTCCGTCTGTACCCTGGGCGTGGTCCCCTACATCACCGCTTCCATCATCATGCAAATGTTCTCTGCGATCGATCCGCGCCTGAAGCAGTTGCGCAAAGAAGGCGAATCCGGGCGGCGCAAGATCGTCAGATATACTCGTTACCTGACGGTGCTGTTGGCCAGCTTCCAGGCGCTGGCCGTGTCCATTGGTTTGGAGAGCCAGCAGACTCCCGGCGGCTCGGTGGTCGTCGAGCCGGGGCTCGGGTTCCGGGTCACCGCCACGATCTCCCTGGTTACCGGCACCATGTTTTTAATGTGGCTGGGGGAGCAGATCACGGAGCGGGGCATCGGCAACGGCATATCCATGATCATTTTCGCCGGCATCGTATCCGGCTTGCCGGCGGCGGTGGGCGGCACGATGGAGCTGGCCCGCACGGGAGAGCTGAGCATCCTGCTGGTGATCGGCCTGTTCGTCCTGGTGGTCGGCGTGACCGGCTTCGTGGTTTTTGTCGAGATGAGCCAGCGGCGCATCCCGGTGAATTACGCCCGGCGGCAGATCGGCCGCCGGGTCATGGCGGGGCAGGCCAGCCATCTCCCCTTGAAACTGAATACTTCCGGCGTCATTCCGCCGATCTTCGCCTCCAGCCTGATCCTGTTTCCTTCCACGGTGGCCGGCTTGTTTGGCGAGAGTCCGGGCATGCAGTGGTTGCGCGACCTCTCCACGGTGTTGCAGCCGGGGAACCCGCTGTATATCGCCGTGTTTTCCGCCGGCATCTTTTTCTTCTGCTTCTTTTATACCGCCTTGATCTTCGATTCGCGGGAGATCGCCGAGAACCTGAAGAAGACGGGCGCCTTCGTCCCGGGCATGAGGCCGGGGGAGCAGACCGCCCAGTACCTGGACACCGTGCTGACCCGGCTTACTATGGCGGGCGCGATTTACATCACCCTGGTTTGTCTGCTCCCCGAATTCCTGATATTGCGGATCGGGGTGCCGTTTTATTTCGGCGGCACGTCGCTGTTGATCATCGTGGTGGTGGTGATTGATTTTATGGCGCAGGCGCAGACCCACATGATGTCGCACCAGTACGAGGGCCTGCTGCGCAAGGCGCACCTTCGGGGCCGGCGGAGCTGA
- the rpmJ gene encoding 50S ribosomal protein L36, giving the protein MKVRASVKKICRECKIVKRKGVIRVICRDPRHKQRQG; this is encoded by the coding sequence ATGAAGGTACGGGCTTCGGTCAAGAAGATTTGCAGGGAGTGCAAGATCGTCAAAAGGAAGGGAGTCATTCGGGTGATATGCCGCGACCCCCGCCATAAGCAGCGGCAGGGGTAG
- the rpsM gene encoding 30S ribosomal protein S13, with protein MARIAGVNLPENKHLQVVLTHIYGIGRARAAQICTAAGVKPGAVLADLPESQRDRLRAEIEKHPIEGDVRRQLTMNIKRLMDIGCYRGIRHRKGLPVRGQRTRTNARTRKGPCRPVKR; from the coding sequence GTGGCAAGAATCGCGGGAGTCAACCTGCCGGAAAATAAGCACCTGCAAGTGGTGCTGACGCATATCTACGGCATCGGGCGGGCGCGGGCAGCGCAGATCTGCACGGCGGCCGGGGTCAAGCCCGGCGCCGTGCTTGCGGATCTGCCGGAGAGCCAGCGCGACCGGTTGCGGGCCGAAATCGAGAAGCACCCGATCGAAGGGGACGTCAGGCGCCAGTTGACCATGAACATCAAGAGGCTGATGGATATCGGCTGCTACCGGGGCATCCGGCACCGGAAAGGGCTCCCGGTGCGGGGGCAGAGGACCCGGACGAATGCGAGGACGAGGAAGGGCCCGTGCCGGCCCGTGAAGCGGTAG
- the rpsK gene encoding 30S ribosomal protein S11: MAEKSKKRKKRAKGSPVLDGIAHIQASFNNTCVTITDRQGNAIAWATAGGSGFRGSRKGTPFAAQITSQKAGKLAQECGVKTLEVRVKGPGPGRESAVRALNALGLKITSITDVTPLPHNGCRPPKRRRV; this comes from the coding sequence ATGGCTGAAAAGAGCAAGAAGAGGAAGAAACGAGCCAAGGGCAGTCCGGTGCTGGACGGCATCGCGCACATCCAGGCGTCGTTCAACAACACCTGCGTTACGATTACCGACCGGCAGGGCAACGCTATCGCATGGGCGACTGCCGGCGGCAGCGGCTTTCGCGGCTCGCGCAAGGGCACTCCTTTCGCCGCCCAGATCACGTCCCAGAAGGCGGGCAAACTGGCGCAGGAATGCGGCGTTAAAACGCTGGAAGTGCGCGTCAAGGGGCCGGGTCCGGGGCGCGAATCGGCCGTGCGCGCCCTGAACGCGCTGGGATTGAAGATCACCAGCATTACCGACGTGACCCCGTTGCCCCACAATGGCTGCCGCCCGCCGAAGCGGCGCCGGGTCTGA